The Lycium barbarum isolate Lr01 chromosome 9, ASM1917538v2, whole genome shotgun sequence genome has a segment encoding these proteins:
- the LOC132610793 gene encoding probable folate-biopterin transporter 2 → MGEEAKLQIIHSEEEEVQESEHNNGICSSICAPVNWFRMLAKELHWSFVFGVVIVYGISQGLGGAFSLISTEYYMKDIQKVQPSESQVYSGITSIPWIVKPLWGLLTDAVPILGYRRRPYFLFAGSLGVVSMLFLSLHKNLHIVLALLSLTAGSAAVAIADVTVDACVAQNSGSHPSLAADMQSLCASSSSIGALVGFSLSGILVHLLGPMGVYGLLSIPAGLIILVGVLLKEPQTHNFAYQQVNQNLTDAAKAMWNTLKCPEVWRPCLYMYLSFALSVDIQEGMFYWATDSKGGPHFSKESIGYISAVASIGALLGAILYQYGLKDHSFRDLLFWTQLLFGLSGMLDLVLVLRLNLKFGIPDYFFMVIDASVFQMVGRLKWMPLLVLSSKLCPPGIEGTFFALLMSIDNFGLLTSRGGGGLLLHVFKITRTKFHNLWLAILIRNILRITPLFVLFLVPRSDPNSSILPDEVSDSKETTETSATQNEKIELVALVHNMDR, encoded by the exons ATGGGGGAAGAAGCCAAACTTCAAATTATTCATAGTGAGGAGGAGGAAGTGCAAGAAAGTGAGCATAATAATGGGATATGTAGTTCTATTTGTGCTCCAGTTAACTGGTTCAGAATGCTTGCTAAGGAATTGCATTGGAGTTTTGTGTTTGGTGTGGTAATTGTATATGGTATAAGCCAAGGACTTGGTGGAGCTTTTTCCCTCATAAGCACAGAGTACTATATGAAGGATATTCAAAAAGTTCAGCCTTCTGAATCTCAGGTTTATTCAGGGATAACTTCAATTCCTTGGATTGTCAAGCCTCTATGGGGTCTTCTCACTGATGCTGTTCCCATTTTGGGGTATCGTCGCAGGCCATATTTCTTGTTTGCGG GTTCTCTTGGAGTTGTCTCCATGCTGTTCTTATCGTTGCACAAGAACTTGCATATTGTGCTTGCACTGCTCTCCTTGACGGCAGGAAGTGCTGCGGTTGCTATTGCTGACGTGACTGTTGATGCATGTGTGGCGCAAAATAGCGGTTCTCATCCTTCCCTTGCAGCTGATATGCAAAGCTTATGTGCCTCGAGTTCCTCAATTGGGGCACTAGTGGGATTTTCTTTAAGTGGTATATTAGTTCACTTACTTGGCCCTAT gggGGTATATGGCTTATTGTCCATACCAGCGGGGCTTATCATTTTGGTAGGAGTTTTACTCAAGGAACCTCAGACACACAACTTTGCTTATCAACAG GTAAACCAGAACTTAACTGATGCTGCCAAGGCTATGTGGAATACTTTGAAATGCCCAGAAGTTTGGCGGCCATGTCTTTATATGTACTTGTCCTTTGCGCTGAGTGTAGATATCCAGGAAGGAATGTTTTACTGGGCAACAGATTCAAAGGGAGGACCACATTTTTCAAAG GAGAGTATCGGATATATTTCAGCGGTAGCTTCCATTGGGGCGCTATTGGGTGCTATACTATACCAATATGGATTGAAAGACCATTCTTTTCGAGACCTGCTCTTTTGGACTCAGTTACTATTTGGTCTGTCAGGAATGCTAGATTTGGTGCTGGTGTTGCGTTTAAATTTGAAATTTGGTATACCCGATTATTTCTTCATGGTGATAGATGCAAGTGTATTTCAAATGGTTGGACGACTAAAGTGGATGCCGCTTCTTGTTCTAAGTTCCAAGCTCTGCCCTCCTGGCATTGAAGGCACCTTTTTCGCCTTGCTCATGTCCATTGACAATTTTGGACTTCTTACATCAAGAGGGGGAGGTGGATTGTTGCTTCATGTCTTCAAAATTACAAGGACTAAGTTTCATAATCTCTGGCTAGCCATTTTGATAAGGAACATTTTGAGAATTACTCCACTTTTTGTACTATTTTTGGTTCCCAGAAGTGATCCTAACTCCTCAATCCTTCCTGATGAAGTGTCGGATTCAAAAGAAACGACTGAAACCTCAGCAACTCAGAATGAAAAAATCGAACTTGTCGCTCTGGTTCACAACATGGATAGATAG
- the LOC132610315 gene encoding mediator of RNA polymerase II transcription subunit 30-like: MEDNKSTNPKTIQEVAVEGQKHLEDTIEAAHQILSAMNDELYNPSLWSSTTTPNTVTSNGHHLNGDVSSDNSSAQHFDNIGGGALDESRLRYKSYVASLPSISSYFSENLSNLDKQLFSRNMKVTKAKALEAASATGSLSAADQAEIEQLEGRASTLKKELVDKNKQLKLLIDQFRDLLSDLSTWQSPYST, from the exons ATGGAAGACAACAAATCGACAAACCCTAAAACAATACAAGAAGTAGCAGTAGAAGGACAAAAACATCTAGAAGACACAATTGAAGCAGCACATCAAATACTCTCTGCTATGAACGATGAACTCTATAACCCTTCACTTTGGTCATCCACTACTACTCCAAATACCGTTACTTCTAACGGACATCATTTAAACGGTGACGTTTCCTCTGATAATTCTTCGGCGCAACATTTTGATAATATTGGTGGAGGTGCGCTTGATGAATCCAGACTCCGTTATAAGTCATATGTTGCTTCCTTGCCTTCTAT TTCTTCATATTTTTCAGAGAACCTTTCAAACCTTGATAAACAATTGTTCTCCAGAAATATGAAGGTTACAAAG GCAAAAGCATTGGAAGCCGCTTCTGCTACTGGTTCACTATCTGCTGCAGATCAAGCTGAAATTGAGCAGCTGGAGGGCCGCGCCTCTACGTTAAAAAAG GAGCTCGTAGACAAGAACAAGCAACTCAAGCTTCTGATTGATCAGTTTCGAGATCTTCTTTCTGACCTATCAACATGGCAAAGTCCCTATTCTACTTGA